A genomic window from Lycium barbarum isolate Lr01 chromosome 4, ASM1917538v2, whole genome shotgun sequence includes:
- the LOC132636442 gene encoding uncharacterized protein LOC132636442, which yields MMPRTTIMAIEEHNHRCSNSSGGGGGGGSSGSGGGGATSRACKKLKQKKIPQRGLGVAQLERIRLEGEEQHKKDPIFQTPSVLVPKSVPFRPPTMDLPSKNCVFRTNQSALVLDGFRSKPLQSSKSLGELSWSSVSGPGSGDNCPKLWSCEYSPERESQQGNQNRHGVVFGPNVDLPNELHNPILPLPGVLQRSQQYQISCSSSMMNISSGISSSSSSVLNYQMEPPSNQNYYSCNYVPLWPEEVKMVGMKRPYPFSPEFPPVPAFHCKFPPDYVNLASRSPESASCSNECAASLESGNLLKREIPAGSRTLSESKPRNVVRQNKALNGDFLTLAPPTSNSALQSRDIFILESVTCQGVAEEPTTSSALSRSVEQPIFGFFPTAKVQIDQEGTNKRNCHVEVGGNVDLNLKL from the exons ATGATGCCTAGGACAACTATAATGGCTATAGAGGAACATAACCATAGGTGTAGTAAtagtagtggtggtggtggtgggggtgGTTCAAGtggtagtggtggtggtggtgctACTAGTAGAGCTTGTaaaaaattgaaacaaaaaaAGATCCCACAAAGAGGACTTGGTGTTGCTCAACTAGAAAGAATTAGATTAGAAGGTGAAGAACAACATAAAAAAGATCCAATTTTTCAAACACCTAGTGTTTTGGTACCAAAATCAGTTCCTTTTAGGCCGCCAACGAtggatctaccttcgaaaaattgTGTCTTTAGAACAAATCAGTCTGCCTTAGTTCTTGATGGTTTTCGTTCGAAGCCGTTACAATCATCAAAATCACTAGGTGAGTTAAGTTGGTCATCCGTTTCGGGTCCAGGGAGTGGTGATAATTGCCCTAAATTGTGGAGTTGTGAGTATAGTCCTGAAAGAGAGAGCCAACAGGGAAATCAAAATCGCCATGGTGTTGTTTTCGGGCCTAATGTAGACTTGCCTAATGAACTGCATAACCCGATTTTGCCTTTGCCTGGTGTGCTGCAAAGATCACAACAATATCAAATTTCTTGTTCTTCATCAATG ATGAATATCTCTTCAGggatttcatcatcatcatcatctgtaCTAAATTATCAGATGGAGCCCCCTTCAAACCAAAATTATTATTCCTGTAATTATGTGCCTCTGTGGCCTGAAGAAGTGAAG ATGGTTGGCATGAAGAGACCATATCCCTTCTCTCCGGAGTTTCCGCCAGTCCCTGCATTTCACTGCAAATTTCCTCCTGACTATGTTAACCTTGCATCCAGATCACCTGAATCAGCATCTTGCAGTAATGAATGTGCAGCCAGTTTGGAATCAGGAAATCTGCTCAAAAG AGAAATTCCTGCAGGATCACGAACTCTATCTGAGTCCAAACCAAGAAATGTTGTCAGACAAAATAAAGCTCTTAATGGAGATTTCCTCACGTTGGCTCCTCCTACATCTAATTCAGCCCTTCAGAGTCGAGATATATTTATATTGGAATCAGTAACCTGTCAG GGAGTTGCTGAAGAACCTACAACAAGCTCAGCCCTAAGCAGATCAGTTGAACAACCCATCTTTGGATTCTTCCCAACTGCCAAGGTACAAATCGACCAAGAAGGAACGAACAAACGCAACTGCCACGTTGAAGTAGGAGGAAACGTTGATCTCAATCTGAAGCTATAG